A window from Citrus sinensis cultivar Valencia sweet orange chromosome 3, DVS_A1.0, whole genome shotgun sequence encodes these proteins:
- the LOC102610308 gene encoding very-long-chain aldehyde decarbonylase CER1 isoform X2, protein MASKPGILTEWPWKPLGSYKHVVLAPWAMHSIYCFIGSRKSERDYAYFLIFPFLLLRMLHDQIWISLSRYRTAKRNNRIVDKAIEFDQVDRERNWDDQIVFNGLIFYIVRMLIPPSYSNLRFWRSDGVILTILVHMGPVEFLYYWFHRALHHHYLYSRYHSHHHSSVVTEPITSVIHPFAEHIVYFLLFAIPLVTTMVLKNASIASFVGYIIYVDFMNNMGHCNFEFIPMWLFTVFPPLKFLMYTPSYHSLHHTQFRTNYSLFMPIYDYIYGTIDRSSDSVYEKSLKRSGEEEEESADDVDVVHLTHLTTPESIYHLRIGFASLASKPHRYTYTLSQWYLQLLWPFTASCSVLVSWIYGRTFVSESNTLDKLKLQTWVVPRYIVQYNLPWRREAINSLIEEAILEADAKGVKVISLGLLNQGEELNRNGEIYLERQPNKLKIKVVDGSSLAAAVVVNSLPKTTAHVLLRGTVTANKVANAVASSLCQMGIKVATICKDDYEKLKLRIPVEAQHNLVLSTSYAAHKTIWLVGDDLTGKEQARAPKGTIFIPYTQIPPRKLRKDCFYHSTPAMIIPPSLSNMHSCENWLGRRVMSAWRIAGIIHALEGWDLNECGQTMCDIHQVWHASLRHGFRPLFPVA, encoded by the exons atggCTTCTAAACCAGGAATCCTCACCGAATGGCCATGGAAACCTCTTGGAAGCTATAAG CATGTGGTCCTGGCTCCATGGGCGATGCATAGCATATACTGTTTTATAGGGAGTAGAAAGAGTGAGCGAGACTATGCTTACTTCCTGATATTCCCTTTTCTGCTGCTGAGGATGCTTCATGACCAGATTTGGATTTCTCTTTCACGTTACCGAACAGCCAAAAGAAACAACAGGATCGTTGACAAGGCCATCGAATTCGACCAAGTTGACAGAGAAAGAAATTG GGATGACCAGATCGTGTTCAATGGACTGATATTCTATATAGTCCGCATGCTAATTCCTCCAAGTTATTCAAACCTGCGTTTCTGGAGAAGCGATGGTGTGATTCTTACGATTCTGGTGCATATGGGTCCGGTAGAGTTTCTCTATTACTGGTTCCACAGAGCACTGCACCACCATTATCTCTACTCTCGCTACCATTCTCATCACCATTCTTCAGTTGTCACCGAGCCCATTACTT CTGTGATTCATCCATTCGCTGAACACATTGTGTATTTCTTGCTCTTCGCAATACCACTGGTCACGACAATGGTCCTCAAAAATGCTTCCATAGCATCTTTTGTTGGTTACATCATATACGTTGACTTCATGAACAACATGGGCCACTGTAACTTCGAGTTTATCCCTATGTGGCTCTTCACCGTCTTTCCCCCTCTCAAGTTTCTTATGTATACGCCCTC GTATCACTCGCTGCACCACACTCAATTTCGGACCAACTACTCGCTATTTATGCCAATTTATGACTACATATACGGTACAATAGACAGAAGTTCAGATTCAGTGTACGAAAAATCACTAAAAAGATCaggtgaagaagaagaagaatcagCTGACGATGTGGACGTGGTACATCTAACGCATCTAACGACGCCGGAATCAATTTATCATCTGCGGATAGGATTTGCCTCCTTGGCATCAAAGCCCCATCGCTATACCTATACATTATCACAGTGGTATCTACAGCTGTTGTGGCCTTTCACAGCTTCTTGTTCTGTCCTTGTGAGTTGGATCTATGGCCGGACTTTTGTTTCAGAGAGCAACACTTTGGACAAACTCAAATTGCAAACCTGGGTGGTACCAAGGTACATTGTGCAA TATAACTTGCCATGGAGAAGAGAAGCTATTAATAGCTTGATAGAAGAAGCCATATTAGAAGCAGATGCGAAAGGGGTAAAAGTTATAAGTCTAGGGCTTCTGAATCAG GGAGAGGAGCTTAACAGAAACGGAGAGATATACCTGGAAAGACAACCTAATAAGCTAAAAATCAAAGTGGTGGACGGAAGTAGCTTGGCAGCGGCGGTTGTGGTGAACAGCTTACCAAAAACCACGGCCCACGTGCTTCTTAGAGGCACTGTTACGGCCAATAAGGTCGCTAACGCAGTTGCCTCATCTCTATGCCAAATGGGCATCAAG GTGGCCACGATATGCAAGGACGATTATGAGAAGCTTAAGCTCAGGATCCCTGTGGAAGCTCAACATAATTTGGTCCTGTCAACAAGTTACGCTGCTCACAAGACG ATTTGGTTAGTGGGAGACGATTTGACAGGAAAGGAACAAGCAAGGGCACCAAAAGGCACAATATTCATTCCGTATACACAGATACCACCAAGGAAATTGCGGAAAGATTGCTTCTACCATTCGACTCCAGCAATGATAATTCCTCCCTCTTTAAGTAACATGCATTCCTGTGAG AACTGGCTGGGAAGGAGGGTGATGAGTGCTTGGCGTATAGCTGGAATAATACACGCCTTGGAGGGATGGGATTTGAACGAGTGTGGGCAAACTATGTGCGACATCCACCAAGTTTGGCATGCCTCTCTCCGCCATGGATTCCGCCCTCTTTTCCCTGTTGCTTGA
- the LOC102610308 gene encoding very-long-chain aldehyde decarbonylase CER1 isoform X1, which yields MASKPGILTEWPWKPLGSYKHVVLAPWAMHSIYCFIGSRKSERDYAYFLIFPFLLLRMLHDQIWISLSRYRTAKRNNRIVDKAIEFDQVDRERNWDDQIVFNGLIFYIVRMLIPPSYSNLRFWRSDGVILTILVHMGPVEFLYYWFHRALHHHYLYSRYHSHHHSSVVTEPITSVIHPFAEHIVYFLLFAIPLVTTMVLKNASIASFVGYIIYVDFMNNMGHCNFEFIPMWLFTVFPPLKFLMYTPSYHSLHHTQFRTNYSLFMPIYDYIYGTIDRSSDSVYEKSLKRSGEEEEESADDVDVVHLTHLTTPESIYHLRIGFASLASKPHRYTYTLSQWYLQLLWPFTASCSVLVSWIYGRTFVSESNTLDKLKLQTWVVPRYIVQYNLPWRREAINSLIEEAILEADAKGVKVISLGLLNQGEELNRNGEIYLERQPNKLKIKVVDGSSLAAAVVVNSLPKTTAHVLLRGTVTANKVANAVASSLCQMGIKVATICKDDYEKLKLRIPVEAQHNLVLSTSYAAHKTKIWLVGDDLTGKEQARAPKGTIFIPYTQIPPRKLRKDCFYHSTPAMIIPPSLSNMHSCENWLGRRVMSAWRIAGIIHALEGWDLNECGQTMCDIHQVWHASLRHGFRPLFPVA from the exons atggCTTCTAAACCAGGAATCCTCACCGAATGGCCATGGAAACCTCTTGGAAGCTATAAG CATGTGGTCCTGGCTCCATGGGCGATGCATAGCATATACTGTTTTATAGGGAGTAGAAAGAGTGAGCGAGACTATGCTTACTTCCTGATATTCCCTTTTCTGCTGCTGAGGATGCTTCATGACCAGATTTGGATTTCTCTTTCACGTTACCGAACAGCCAAAAGAAACAACAGGATCGTTGACAAGGCCATCGAATTCGACCAAGTTGACAGAGAAAGAAATTG GGATGACCAGATCGTGTTCAATGGACTGATATTCTATATAGTCCGCATGCTAATTCCTCCAAGTTATTCAAACCTGCGTTTCTGGAGAAGCGATGGTGTGATTCTTACGATTCTGGTGCATATGGGTCCGGTAGAGTTTCTCTATTACTGGTTCCACAGAGCACTGCACCACCATTATCTCTACTCTCGCTACCATTCTCATCACCATTCTTCAGTTGTCACCGAGCCCATTACTT CTGTGATTCATCCATTCGCTGAACACATTGTGTATTTCTTGCTCTTCGCAATACCACTGGTCACGACAATGGTCCTCAAAAATGCTTCCATAGCATCTTTTGTTGGTTACATCATATACGTTGACTTCATGAACAACATGGGCCACTGTAACTTCGAGTTTATCCCTATGTGGCTCTTCACCGTCTTTCCCCCTCTCAAGTTTCTTATGTATACGCCCTC GTATCACTCGCTGCACCACACTCAATTTCGGACCAACTACTCGCTATTTATGCCAATTTATGACTACATATACGGTACAATAGACAGAAGTTCAGATTCAGTGTACGAAAAATCACTAAAAAGATCaggtgaagaagaagaagaatcagCTGACGATGTGGACGTGGTACATCTAACGCATCTAACGACGCCGGAATCAATTTATCATCTGCGGATAGGATTTGCCTCCTTGGCATCAAAGCCCCATCGCTATACCTATACATTATCACAGTGGTATCTACAGCTGTTGTGGCCTTTCACAGCTTCTTGTTCTGTCCTTGTGAGTTGGATCTATGGCCGGACTTTTGTTTCAGAGAGCAACACTTTGGACAAACTCAAATTGCAAACCTGGGTGGTACCAAGGTACATTGTGCAA TATAACTTGCCATGGAGAAGAGAAGCTATTAATAGCTTGATAGAAGAAGCCATATTAGAAGCAGATGCGAAAGGGGTAAAAGTTATAAGTCTAGGGCTTCTGAATCAG GGAGAGGAGCTTAACAGAAACGGAGAGATATACCTGGAAAGACAACCTAATAAGCTAAAAATCAAAGTGGTGGACGGAAGTAGCTTGGCAGCGGCGGTTGTGGTGAACAGCTTACCAAAAACCACGGCCCACGTGCTTCTTAGAGGCACTGTTACGGCCAATAAGGTCGCTAACGCAGTTGCCTCATCTCTATGCCAAATGGGCATCAAG GTGGCCACGATATGCAAGGACGATTATGAGAAGCTTAAGCTCAGGATCCCTGTGGAAGCTCAACATAATTTGGTCCTGTCAACAAGTTACGCTGCTCACAAGACG aAGATTTGGTTAGTGGGAGACGATTTGACAGGAAAGGAACAAGCAAGGGCACCAAAAGGCACAATATTCATTCCGTATACACAGATACCACCAAGGAAATTGCGGAAAGATTGCTTCTACCATTCGACTCCAGCAATGATAATTCCTCCCTCTTTAAGTAACATGCATTCCTGTGAG AACTGGCTGGGAAGGAGGGTGATGAGTGCTTGGCGTATAGCTGGAATAATACACGCCTTGGAGGGATGGGATTTGAACGAGTGTGGGCAAACTATGTGCGACATCCACCAAGTTTGGCATGCCTCTCTCCGCCATGGATTCCGCCCTCTTTTCCCTGTTGCTTGA